One genomic segment of Pedobacter endophyticus includes these proteins:
- the araA gene encoding L-arabinose isomerase, translating to MIDLKKLQVWFITGTQHLYGDETLKQVATHAQQVADSLNENGNISVSVVYKPIVKTTEEIFETLQQANIDENCIGVITWMHTFSPAKMWIRGLNILQKPLLHLHTQFNRDIPWDSIDMDFMNLNQSAHGDREFGFMVSRMRKDRKVVVGHWQDEEVAKQIDVWARAAAAWNDWQGAKFVRFGDNMRFVAVTDGDKVEAEMKFGFSVNTYGIGDLVAVINEISEDAIQTLLKAYEQTYEMADDLKTGGARHSSVYEAARIELGLRKFLEDGGFKGFSDTFEDLHGMIQLPGIAAQRLMADGYGFAGEGDWKTAALVRACKVMGAGLPGGNAFMEDYTYHFDPANAMVLGSHMLEVDASLAKGKASLEVHPLGIGGKADPARLVFNVSGGDALNASLIDMGNRFRLLVNEVKAVEAEHDLPNLPVARVLWKPLPDMKTGCAAWIYAGGAHHTAYSQNLTTEHLSDFANIAGLEYVNIGADTKINQFRNELHWNEVFYK from the coding sequence ATGATTGATTTAAAAAAATTACAAGTTTGGTTCATCACCGGAACACAACATTTATATGGCGATGAAACCCTAAAACAAGTGGCAACGCATGCACAGCAGGTAGCCGATTCGTTAAACGAGAACGGAAATATCTCTGTTTCGGTGGTGTACAAGCCGATTGTGAAAACTACTGAAGAAATTTTTGAAACTTTACAGCAGGCGAATATTGATGAAAATTGCATTGGTGTAATTACGTGGATGCACACTTTCTCGCCCGCTAAAATGTGGATCAGAGGTTTAAACATCTTGCAAAAACCCTTGCTGCATTTACACACGCAGTTTAACCGCGATATTCCGTGGGATAGCATCGACATGGATTTCATGAACCTAAATCAAAGTGCACACGGCGACAGAGAATTTGGCTTTATGGTTTCGCGGATGCGTAAAGACCGCAAGGTGGTGGTTGGCCACTGGCAGGATGAAGAAGTGGCGAAGCAAATTGATGTTTGGGCTCGTGCTGCTGCTGCGTGGAACGATTGGCAAGGTGCCAAGTTCGTTCGTTTTGGCGATAACATGCGCTTCGTAGCCGTAACAGATGGCGATAAAGTTGAAGCAGAAATGAAATTTGGTTTTTCGGTAAATACTTATGGTATAGGCGATTTGGTTGCTGTAATTAATGAAATAAGTGAAGATGCCATTCAAACGCTGCTGAAGGCATACGAGCAGACTTATGAAATGGCTGATGACCTGAAAACTGGCGGCGCCAGACATTCGTCTGTTTATGAAGCTGCAAGAATTGAATTGGGCTTGCGGAAATTTCTTGAGGATGGAGGCTTTAAAGGTTTCTCTGATACCTTCGAAGATTTGCACGGCATGATTCAGTTGCCGGGAATTGCCGCCCAGCGCCTAATGGCCGATGGTTATGGCTTTGCTGGCGAAGGCGATTGGAAAACTGCTGCTTTGGTGCGTGCCTGTAAGGTTATGGGCGCTGGTTTGCCAGGGGGAAATGCATTTATGGAAGATTATACCTACCATTTTGATCCTGCAAATGCAATGGTTTTAGGCTCTCACATGCTCGAAGTAGATGCTTCGTTAGCCAAAGGCAAGGCCAGCCTCGAAGTTCATCCGTTGGGCATTGGTGGCAAGGCCGATCCTGCACGTTTGGTTTTTAATGTTTCTGGTGGCGATGCGCTAAATGCATCTTTAATTGATATGGGCAACCGTTTCCGCTTATTAGTGAACGAAGTAAAGGCCGTTGAAGCCGAACACGATTTGCCTAACCTGCCCGTTGCCCGTGTACTTTGGAAACCGCTTCCGGATATGAAAACCGGCTGTGCAGCATGGATATACGCTGGTGGCGCACACCACACGGCCTATAGCCAAAACCTAACTACCGAGCATCTGTCAGACTTTGCTAACATCGCTGGTTTAGAATATGTAAACATTGGTGCTGATACAAAAATTAACCAATTCAGAAATGAATTGCACTGGAACGAGGTTTTTTATAAATAA
- a CDS encoding glycoside hydrolase family 125 protein → MKRRKFIQSTGMLGAGVVASKFSFAANLVPEFPVVRVAAGKRHFQSKAVDSAIKTFQANVKNPELAWLFENCFPNTLDTTVYYEEKNGRPDTYVITGDIDAMWLRDSSAQVWPYLQFVNEDEPLKKLIAGVIIHQTKCVLKDPYANAFYGDPNKVGEWKTDKTDMQAGVHERKWEIDSLCYPIRLAYNYWKKTGDKAPFDADWKKAIEATLKTFKEQQRKTDKGPYHFQRETTQPTDSLPMAGYGFPVNPVGLICSAFRPSDDATIFPFLVPSNFFAVSSLKQAAEMIKAMHPDKALESNLLNLATEVSAALQKHAIINHPKYGKVYAFEVDGFGSAYLMDDSNVPSLLSLPYLGAMSAEDPIYKNTRKFALSKDNPYFFKGTAAEGIGGPHAGQDMIWPMSITMRALTSSNEAEIKYCIETLQKTHAGKGFMHESFHKDNPAKFTRSWFAWSNTLFGELLWKTYHEKPNLLNG, encoded by the coding sequence ATGAAAAGAAGAAAATTTATTCAAAGCACAGGAATGCTTGGTGCAGGCGTAGTCGCGTCGAAATTTTCCTTTGCCGCAAATCTGGTTCCGGAATTTCCTGTTGTGCGGGTTGCCGCCGGCAAGAGGCATTTCCAGAGTAAAGCTGTAGATTCGGCAATTAAAACTTTCCAGGCCAACGTTAAAAATCCCGAACTGGCATGGCTTTTTGAAAACTGTTTTCCAAATACACTCGATACCACAGTTTATTACGAGGAAAAAAATGGCAGACCTGATACCTATGTAATTACCGGAGATATTGATGCCATGTGGCTACGCGACAGCTCGGCGCAGGTTTGGCCGTATTTACAGTTTGTTAACGAAGATGAACCACTTAAGAAACTAATCGCAGGGGTAATTATCCATCAAACCAAATGCGTTTTAAAAGATCCGTATGCCAATGCTTTTTATGGCGACCCGAATAAGGTAGGCGAATGGAAAACCGATAAAACAGACATGCAGGCCGGTGTGCATGAGCGCAAATGGGAAATCGATTCTCTATGCTATCCCATCAGGCTGGCCTATAACTACTGGAAAAAAACCGGAGACAAAGCGCCTTTCGATGCCGATTGGAAAAAGGCCATTGAGGCAACTTTAAAAACATTTAAGGAACAACAGCGAAAAACAGACAAGGGACCTTACCATTTTCAACGTGAAACCACGCAGCCTACAGATTCGCTTCCAATGGCCGGATATGGTTTCCCTGTAAACCCGGTAGGCTTAATTTGTTCTGCGTTCCGCCCAAGCGATGATGCAACGATCTTTCCTTTTCTGGTGCCCTCGAATTTCTTTGCCGTATCGAGCTTAAAACAAGCTGCAGAAATGATCAAAGCAATGCACCCTGATAAGGCTTTAGAAAGCAACCTGCTTAATCTGGCCACTGAGGTAAGTGCAGCCTTGCAGAAACATGCTATAATTAACCATCCTAAATACGGTAAAGTTTACGCCTTTGAGGTTGATGGTTTCGGCAGTGCTTATTTAATGGACGATTCTAATGTGCCAAGCTTACTGAGCCTGCCTTACCTTGGCGCTATGAGTGCCGAAGACCCGATTTATAAAAATACCCGGAAATTTGCGCTGTCTAAAGACAATCCATACTTCTTTAAAGGAACGGCGGCAGAGGGGATAGGCGGTCCGCATGCTGGTCAGGATATGATTTGGCCAATGAGTATTACCATGAGGGCGCTTACTTCGAGCAATGAAGCTGAGATTAAATACTGCATTGAAACGCTGCAAAAAACACATGCCGGAAAAGGCTTTATGCACGAATCGTTTCATAAAGATAACCCGGCAAAGTTTACCAGATCGTGGTTTGCATGGTCGAACACCCTGTTCGGTGAGCTGCTGTGGAAGACCTACCACGAAAAACCGAATTTACTGAACGGCTAA
- a CDS encoding GH92 family glycosyl hydrolase has product MIKKIILPCFMLSSLLASAQQNLVQYVKPIIGTSKMGHTYPGATVPFGAVQLSPETDTISYEVNGKYNGDVYKYCAGYKYEDKTITGFSHTHFSGTGHSDLGDFLIMPTQGKLQLNPGTADNPKGGYRSAYSHTNETAEAGYYKVKLDDDNITAELTATNRVGMHQYTFPKSDQSHIILDLMAGIYNYDEKTVWTYVRVVNDTLVTGYRQTNGWARTRTVFFAMSFSKPFKNYGRKSYDAKQAYRGFWGKFNQDQNFPEIAGKKLKMYFDFDTKEGEKVKIKFALSPVSQENALENMRAEISGWDFEKVKTQAQATWNNELNKIQVSTSNTNKINFYTALYHAFINPTTYTDVNGEYKGLDQGVHKADGFTNYTTFSLWDTYRALHPFFNIMQPKRSNDMVKSMMAHFDQSSLHMLPIWSHYANDNWCMSGYHSVSVLSDAIIKGTYTGDANKALDACVTTAKHRDYEGIGYYMDKGYIPAEKSGVSVSNTLEYAYDDWAIAQLAKKLNRMDVYNEFIKRSENWRNNYDKASGFMRPRLADGSFKKTFDPKDTEGQGFIEGNSWNYSFFVPHDPASLIEVMGGKKKFAARLDTLFSMHLPDEFFAHTEDITREGIIGGYVHGNEPAHHVAYLYNWTDEVYKGQAQIRHILNMQYKPTADGLGGNDDCGQMSAWYMFSAMGFYPVAPGSDVYSLGSPLVNNAVINLENGKTFTIEAIKQSEKNVYVKKVLLNGKEITNHQIKHSDIRNGGKLTFYMSATPKK; this is encoded by the coding sequence ATGATCAAAAAGATTATCCTGCCTTGTTTTATGCTTTCGTCCTTACTGGCATCGGCACAGCAGAATTTGGTGCAGTACGTTAAGCCGATTATAGGCACATCAAAAATGGGGCACACTTATCCCGGTGCAACGGTTCCATTTGGTGCTGTACAATTAAGCCCCGAAACCGATACCATATCGTACGAGGTTAACGGCAAGTATAACGGCGATGTTTACAAATACTGCGCAGGATACAAATATGAAGATAAAACGATAACGGGTTTCAGCCATACGCATTTTAGTGGCACAGGTCATTCAGATTTGGGCGATTTTTTAATTATGCCTACACAGGGCAAACTGCAGTTAAACCCGGGTACGGCCGACAATCCAAAAGGAGGCTACCGTTCGGCTTACTCGCACACCAACGAAACTGCTGAGGCGGGCTACTATAAAGTGAAGCTCGACGATGATAACATTACGGCCGAGTTAACGGCAACAAATAGGGTGGGCATGCACCAGTACACCTTCCCAAAATCCGATCAATCGCACATCATCCTCGATCTCATGGCCGGAATTTATAACTACGACGAGAAAACCGTTTGGACTTACGTTCGTGTGGTTAACGATACCTTGGTTACCGGATACCGCCAAACCAACGGCTGGGCCCGAACCAGAACCGTTTTCTTCGCCATGAGCTTCTCCAAACCATTTAAAAACTATGGCCGTAAGAGTTACGATGCCAAGCAGGCGTACAGAGGATTTTGGGGCAAGTTTAACCAGGATCAAAACTTCCCCGAAATTGCTGGTAAAAAGCTGAAGATGTATTTTGATTTCGATACGAAGGAAGGCGAGAAAGTAAAGATCAAATTTGCCTTGTCTCCAGTTAGCCAGGAGAATGCACTCGAAAATATGCGTGCAGAGATTTCGGGATGGGATTTTGAAAAAGTAAAAACCCAGGCCCAAGCTACATGGAACAACGAGCTCAACAAAATTCAGGTAAGCACATCAAACACTAACAAAATCAACTTTTATACCGCCCTTTATCATGCTTTTATAAACCCGACTACTTACACCGACGTTAACGGCGAGTATAAAGGGTTAGATCAAGGTGTACATAAAGCAGATGGTTTTACCAATTACACCACCTTTTCGTTGTGGGATACTTACCGGGCTTTGCATCCTTTCTTTAATATTATGCAGCCAAAGCGCAGTAACGACATGGTCAAATCGATGATGGCTCACTTTGATCAAAGCAGCCTGCACATGTTACCCATTTGGTCGCACTATGCCAACGATAACTGGTGCATGAGCGGTTACCATAGTGTTTCAGTTTTATCTGATGCCATTATAAAGGGGACTTACACGGGCGATGCCAACAAAGCCCTTGATGCTTGCGTTACAACTGCAAAACATCGCGATTATGAGGGTATTGGCTATTACATGGATAAAGGATACATTCCTGCAGAAAAAAGCGGTGTATCTGTCTCAAATACATTAGAATATGCCTATGATGATTGGGCGATTGCACAACTGGCTAAAAAATTAAACCGCATGGATGTTTACAACGAGTTTATCAAACGTTCTGAAAACTGGCGGAACAATTATGATAAGGCTTCGGGCTTTATGCGTCCCCGCTTAGCGGATGGTAGTTTCAAGAAAACATTCGACCCTAAAGATACGGAAGGACAGGGTTTTATTGAAGGCAACAGCTGGAACTACAGCTTTTTTGTACCTCACGATCCAGCTTCGTTAATTGAAGTAATGGGCGGTAAAAAGAAGTTCGCAGCCCGTTTAGACACTTTGTTCAGCATGCATTTGCCCGATGAATTTTTTGCCCATACCGAGGATATCACCCGCGAAGGAATTATCGGTGGTTACGTTCACGGAAACGAGCCTGCGCATCATGTGGCTTACTTATATAACTGGACTGATGAAGTTTACAAAGGGCAGGCGCAAATACGCCACATTTTAAATATGCAATACAAACCTACTGCGGATGGATTGGGCGGAAACGACGACTGTGGCCAAATGAGCGCCTGGTACATGTTCTCGGCAATGGGATTTTATCCTGTAGCGCCAGGTTCTGATGTGTATTCGCTGGGTAGCCCGCTGGTAAATAATGCAGTGATTAATTTAGAGAACGGAAAAACTTTTACCATTGAAGCAATCAAACAGAGCGAAAAAAACGTTTATGTTAAAAAAGTGCTTTTAAACGGCAAGGAAATTACTAATCACCAAATTAAACATAGTGATATAAGAAATGGTGGTAAACTGACGTTCTATATGAGTGCGACACCAAAGAAATAA
- a CDS encoding sugar MFS transporter — protein MQKVPFTEKRFLTTLIFVTSLFALWGISMTMGDVLNKHFQEVLNVSRAQSGLVQFSIFGAYFVMGIPAGLFMKKFGYKKGVLLGLSLYAIGSFLFFPAANAASFGFFRFALFILGCGMSTLETVAHPFMASLGDQRTSDQRVNFAQSFNAVGTLIGPALGSYFIFGVDNKGGGLDSVKMLYVAIAIVITLIAISFSFVKVPDTTDPHVTADLPTDGLNKDTAPDKPLFAHTHFKCAVVAQFFNVAAQGGTWAFFINFATEKMGFSNEKAGYFMIVFMAMMLAGRFLGTYLMTFISPNKLLATFAAGNVLMCLIVAQDLGWISFIALLMINFFFSIMFPTIFTLGIKNLGKRTQQASSFISMGVVGGAVLPFLMGLVAVHDVATAYYLPIVCYAVIFLFAWRFSAPTRQ, from the coding sequence ATGCAAAAGGTTCCCTTTACCGAGAAAAGATTCCTGACTACCTTAATTTTCGTTACCTCGTTGTTTGCCTTGTGGGGAATCTCCATGACTATGGGCGATGTGCTAAACAAGCACTTTCAGGAAGTGTTAAATGTATCGAGGGCACAATCGGGGCTTGTACAGTTTTCCATTTTCGGCGCCTACTTTGTAATGGGAATCCCAGCCGGGCTTTTCATGAAGAAATTCGGGTACAAGAAAGGGGTATTGCTTGGTTTGTCGTTATATGCCATTGGTTCTTTTCTGTTTTTCCCGGCGGCAAATGCGGCTTCATTTGGTTTTTTTAGATTTGCGCTGTTTATCCTGGGGTGCGGCATGTCGACCTTAGAAACCGTTGCACATCCTTTTATGGCCTCGCTTGGCGATCAAAGAACCAGCGATCAAAGGGTAAATTTTGCACAGTCGTTTAATGCAGTTGGTACATTAATTGGCCCGGCGTTGGGTTCTTACTTCATTTTTGGTGTCGATAACAAGGGGGGCGGGCTCGACTCAGTAAAAATGCTATATGTGGCAATTGCCATCGTAATTACCCTTATCGCCATTTCGTTTTCGTTCGTTAAAGTGCCGGACACAACTGATCCGCATGTTACTGCTGATTTACCAACCGACGGATTAAACAAGGATACCGCACCTGATAAACCGCTCTTTGCACATACTCACTTCAAATGCGCAGTTGTAGCACAGTTTTTCAATGTAGCAGCGCAGGGAGGAACATGGGCCTTTTTTATCAATTTCGCCACCGAAAAAATGGGATTTTCTAATGAGAAAGCCGGCTATTTCATGATCGTGTTTATGGCCATGATGCTTGCCGGAAGGTTCTTAGGAACATACCTCATGACATTTATTTCGCCAAATAAATTGCTCGCCACTTTTGCAGCCGGTAATGTACTGATGTGTTTAATTGTTGCCCAGGATTTGGGATGGATTTCTTTCATCGCCTTACTCATGATCAATTTCTTTTTCAGCATTATGTTCCCCACTATTTTTACCCTCGGGATAAAGAACCTCGGGAAAAGAACACAGCAAGCCTCATCCTTTATATCAATGGGTGTAGTTGGAGGTGCGGTGCTGCCGTTTTTGATGGGATTGGTTGCCGTGCACGATGTTGCAACAGCGTATTATTTGCCAATTGTTTGTTACGCTGTTATTTTCTTATTTGCATGGAGATTCAGCGCCCCGACAAGGCAATGA
- a CDS encoding glycoside hydrolase family 130 protein has product MKKLFTLCLLFVFIQVDAQTKLPSWSFGPFVRPPGANPVISPDTTSKFFDPIKQEQVDWESNDTFNPGATVKNGKIYVLYRAEDRSGIGIGKRTSRIGLAESKDGLKMKRSKTPVVFPGNDDQKEFEWTGGCEDPRIAVTADGTYLMLYTQWNKKVPRLAAATSKDLIHWKKNGPAFRKAHNGKFFNLPTKSASIVTTLVNDKLVITKINGKYWMYWGEARVYAATSDDLVNWAPIVDEKGDLKVLFSTRKGYFDSQFTECGPPAVLTSNGIVLMYNGKNSGGKNGDENYTANAYCAGQALFSAENPGQLIARLDKPFLVPAEPFEKSGQYPAGTVFIEGLAYFKHKWYLYYGCADSRVAVAIYDPAKK; this is encoded by the coding sequence ATGAAAAAGCTATTCACCTTATGTTTATTGTTTGTCTTCATCCAGGTCGATGCGCAAACAAAACTTCCGAGCTGGTCTTTCGGTCCCTTTGTTAGGCCACCAGGCGCAAACCCTGTAATTTCGCCCGATACAACAAGCAAGTTTTTTGACCCGATAAAGCAAGAGCAGGTAGATTGGGAAAGCAATGACACTTTCAATCCGGGCGCCACGGTAAAAAATGGTAAGATCTATGTTTTATACCGTGCCGAAGATAGATCGGGGATAGGAATTGGAAAAAGGACCTCAAGAATTGGTTTGGCAGAAAGCAAAGACGGATTGAAAATGAAAAGGTCAAAAACACCGGTTGTTTTTCCGGGCAATGATGATCAAAAGGAATTTGAATGGACAGGCGGATGCGAAGATCCACGGATTGCGGTAACGGCCGATGGGACTTACCTTATGCTTTACACACAATGGAACAAAAAAGTGCCGAGATTAGCGGCAGCAACATCTAAAGATTTAATTCACTGGAAAAAGAATGGCCCTGCCTTTCGGAAAGCCCATAATGGCAAGTTCTTTAACCTGCCCACAAAATCGGCCTCCATTGTAACCACTCTGGTTAACGATAAACTGGTTATAACCAAAATAAATGGAAAGTATTGGATGTATTGGGGCGAGGCGAGAGTATATGCAGCCACATCGGATGATTTGGTTAACTGGGCACCCATCGTTGATGAAAAAGGCGATCTAAAAGTGTTGTTCTCAACCCGAAAAGGTTATTTCGACAGCCAGTTTACAGAATGTGGCCCACCGGCAGTATTAACTTCCAACGGAATTGTGTTAATGTACAACGGCAAAAACTCAGGCGGTAAAAATGGCGATGAAAATTATACTGCAAATGCCTATTGTGCCGGCCAGGCGCTATTCAGTGCCGAAAATCCCGGGCAACTGATTGCGAGATTAGACAAGCCATTTTTAGTTCCGGCTGAACCTTTCGAAAAAAGTGGCCAATATCCCGCCGGAACCGTATTTATCGAAGGTTTGGCCTATTTTAAGCACAAATGGTATTTATATTATGGATGTGCAGATAGCAGGGTGGCGGTGGCCATTTATGATCCTGCTAAAAAATAA
- a CDS encoding HD family phosphohydrolase encodes MIFTVFIITLFLPKQPRFRYEFEKNTVWKNKDLISPFSFAILKTNPQVSIDKKNALKDILPVYQFESDVMENSLEEFLNEFDIKWKSTQLGEKDRLNYRTQAYKILQAIYQKGIIGLNVKHQAGDKNYDFSLVQNNVSRKVNTQDVYTAESALNHFKDTFKASNQVIADLINNLALDHITPNIIFDERLTQTIQETTINNISTTRGMVQKGELIVAKNDVIDEEIYQKLESYKANYDAQTKTIGSRALVYLGQVVLVAFILAILMSFLFLFRKDIFADNRQLSLILIVTTGMLLALTWAINLEIPSLYYIPFCVVPIIIRILFDTRLALYLHMLVILIAGFFVANSFEFVFYQVTAGMVAIFSIKNFVKRERFLVSAMFILFAYFVAFVGIALLREGSFREIEWINFVPFIFSVLLSLLAYPLIYLFERIFGITSDVALIELTNTNNRLLRELAFKAPGTFQHSLQVANLAEAAIFKIGGNSVLVRAGALYHDIGKVDNPQYFIENQNTAVSPHDKLPYEQSAQIIIQHVHKGIEILRKNQIPEAIIDFIRTHHGNTRVDYFYQSFLKNTPEKFVDENIFRYPGPIPFSKEQGVLMLADSVEAASRSLKNPDAQNINDIVERIINYKLEQNQLDDCDLTLKDIETIKLIFKTMLMSIYHVRIDYQQVL; translated from the coding sequence ATGATATTTACTGTCTTCATCATTACGCTCTTTTTACCGAAACAACCACGGTTTAGGTACGAGTTTGAAAAGAATACGGTGTGGAAGAACAAGGATTTGATTTCGCCCTTTAGCTTTGCGATATTAAAAACCAACCCACAGGTTAGTATCGATAAGAAAAATGCATTGAAAGATATTCTTCCGGTGTATCAGTTTGAAAGCGACGTGATGGAAAATTCGCTTGAGGAATTTTTGAATGAATTTGACATCAAGTGGAAATCAACCCAGCTGGGCGAGAAAGATAGGCTCAACTATAGAACACAGGCGTACAAGATCCTGCAAGCTATTTATCAAAAGGGAATTATTGGCTTAAATGTTAAACACCAGGCGGGAGATAAGAATTACGATTTCTCTTTGGTACAAAATAACGTTTCGCGGAAAGTGAACACACAGGATGTATACACCGCCGAATCGGCCTTAAACCATTTTAAGGACACATTTAAGGCGTCGAACCAGGTAATTGCCGACTTGATCAATAATTTAGCGCTCGATCACATCACACCTAACATCATTTTTGACGAACGATTAACCCAAACGATACAGGAGACTACTATAAACAACATATCCACTACCCGTGGAATGGTGCAAAAAGGGGAGTTGATTGTAGCAAAGAATGATGTAATAGACGAGGAGATTTACCAGAAACTAGAATCGTACAAGGCCAATTACGATGCACAAACCAAAACCATCGGCAGTCGGGCACTGGTTTATTTGGGGCAGGTGGTTTTGGTAGCCTTTATACTGGCCATACTGATGTCGTTTTTGTTTCTATTCAGGAAAGATATTTTTGCCGATAACCGCCAGCTTTCGTTAATACTAATTGTAACCACGGGCATGCTGCTGGCACTTACCTGGGCCATCAATCTGGAGATTCCGAGCCTGTACTACATTCCTTTTTGCGTGGTACCGATTATTATCCGGATCTTGTTCGATACCCGATTGGCCCTCTACCTTCATATGCTCGTGATACTTATTGCAGGCTTTTTTGTGGCCAATAGTTTCGAATTTGTATTTTATCAGGTTACAGCAGGCATGGTGGCCATATTCAGCATTAAGAATTTTGTAAAAAGAGAGCGATTTCTGGTTTCAGCCATGTTTATCCTTTTCGCCTACTTTGTGGCGTTTGTAGGCATAGCCTTATTACGCGAGGGCTCATTCCGAGAGATCGAATGGATCAACTTCGTTCCCTTTATTTTTAGCGTTTTGCTATCGTTGCTGGCCTATCCATTAATTTATTTGTTCGAGCGCATTTTCGGAATCACCTCTGATGTGGCCTTAATTGAATTGACCAATACCAACAACAGGCTGCTGCGAGAACTTGCCTTTAAAGCCCCCGGAACCTTTCAGCACTCTTTACAGGTAGCCAATTTGGCCGAGGCAGCAATATTTAAAATCGGCGGAAACTCCGTTTTGGTAAGGGCAGGGGCGCTGTACCACGATATTGGCAAAGTAGACAATCCACAATATTTTATAGAAAATCAAAACACCGCGGTAAGTCCGCACGATAAGTTGCCTTATGAGCAAAGTGCACAGATTATTATTCAGCATGTGCATAAGGGAATTGAGATCTTGCGGAAAAATCAAATTCCCGAAGCCATTATCGATTTTATCAGAACGCATCATGGCAATACCCGGGTAGATTATTTTTATCAATCTTTCTTAAAAAACACGCCCGAAAAATTCGTCGACGAGAACATTTTCCGTTACCCCGGACCCATACCTTTTAGTAAGGAGCAAGGGGTTTTAATGCTTGCCGATTCGGTCGAAGCAGCGTCAAGAAGTCTGAAAAATCCCGATGCGCAGAACATAAATGACATCGTTGAACGGATAATTAACTACAAATTAGAACAAAATCAGCTTGATGATTGCGATTTAACGTTAAAAGATATTGAAACTATCAAATTGATTTTCAAGACGATGCTCATGAGTATCTATCATGTGCGAATAGATTATCAACAAGTTTTGTAA